Genomic segment of Candidatus Flexicrinis affinis:
CTTGGCAGCTTTGCCGAAACGTTTGGTAACTCAGTATACGAGTCACTCGGGTGTGGGACGCCGGCGGTTGCCGCGCGCGTGACGACCCACCGCGAGCTGCTGCCGTCCGACCTGATCGACACGGTGGACTACGACGATCCCGAGGCCGCGGCCGCGATCACCGACGAGATTCTGCGTTCTGGTCGGCGCACATCGCAGGGTACGTTGGACTACCTCCGGTCTCACTACGGGGTGAAGCGCCAGCTCGACTCATACGTCGACGTCATCTTGAACGCCGAGCAAAGCACGCCTTTGACGTACCGGCACCCTGTCCTAGCCGACGACACGCCATTTCGCCTCGCGCCATGGTGCGTGCCGGCGCTGCGGGGCGTGTATCACGACTTCAACGCGACGTATGCCGACATGGGCGCGCTCGGCAACCTGCTGAGACAACACCCAACCGGCGTGAGCCGGCAGCAAGCGGCCCAGTCCGGTGTAACCACCGCAGAGTTCGACCGCTGGTTTGAGTCCGGTTACATCGTGCCTGTCAACAATACGACTCGTTGACGAATAGCACGCATGTTCGATATAATGGAGGTATGGAACTTACCAAGCCCACCCAAGTTCTGGAGTCGCTGGCAAGCCACGGCGACATGATGCGCCACGAGCATGACAGTTCGACGGCGCAGAGCAAGCGCGTGCCGCGTTATCAGTCGCATTCGCTTGAAGAGTGCATCACGAACTTGACGACGCCGCGCGGTCCGAAGCCAGTCCTCAAGTCGATGGTTACGACGGCCTGTGAACGGAACTGCTTTTACTGCCCGTTTCGCGCGGGGCGCGGCAAAACGGCGCGCGTGACGTTCACGCCGGACGCGGTGGCTGGCGCGTTCGATACCTTGGTGCGCGCCAAGAAGGTCGACGGGCTATTCCTGTCGTCCGGCATCATCAAGGGCAGCGTGACGACGCAGGACAAGCTCATCGACACCGTGCAGATTATCCGCCGAAAGTACAACTATCGCGGCTATGTTCACCTCAAGGTTATGCCCGGAATTGAGCGCGACCAGCTTGCGCACATGATGCGGATCGCCGACCGCGTTTCGGTCAATCTCGAAGCGCCAACTGAACAGCGCCTCGCGGATCTCGCGCCGAAGAAGGAATTCCTCGCCGAACTGCTGCAAATGCTGCGCTGGGCGCAGGACATCCGCGCCGCGAATCCTGACCGCAAGTTGGCGAGCACGGTCACGCAATTCGTCGTCGGCGCGGTGGGAGATACGGACCTCGAACTCCTCAGCCTCAGCGAGAACCTGTATCGGCAACTTGGACTGGCCCGCGTGTACTACTCGGCGTTCTCGCCGGTTTCGGATACGCCGCTCGAAAACGTGAGCGCGGCTAGCGAGACGCGCCAGCACCGGCTGTATCAAGCCAGCTTCCTGCTGCGCGATTACGGCTGGAGCGTCGAGGATCTCGGTTTCGCCAGCAGCGGATTCCTTCCCGAAAGCGTCGATCCAAAGCGCGCATACGCCGATGTCGTACTTCGCAACGCACCGATCGATCTTCAGACCGCCGACCGCGAACACCTCATGCGAGTCCCGCATATCGGGCCGAAGGCGGTGGATCGACTGATCAAGGCGCGCCAGCAGACGCGCATCATCGACCTCGCACAGCTCCGTGCGCTGGGTATTGCGCGTCCGGACGATCTCGCTCCATACGTGCTGTTGGACGGACGGCGGCCGCCTCAGCAGCTTACCCTGTTCCCCGGAGCGTAAGCGCGGGCGAATGGTCTACCCCCGGCACATGACCTAGCTGGTCGGATCAAGCAGCTTCTTGATAGCGGGAAGGGCGGACTCTGCGGCCTCGCGCCCGGCCTCCAGCGGCGACTCGAGATCGCGGAAGTTCAGCGACGCCGCATCGCCCAAGTCCGGACGGATCAAAACATCGGGCGGGAACTTGGCGAGCCGTGTCTCGTGCGTGTACCACACAAGTACGCGGAACGAGCGCCACAGCGACGCGCCGACACCGGGCTGCATATCTTTGCCCGACCGCAGCGTAGGCAGATTGAACGGCAGACCGATTCCCATGATCTGGCTCAGTGGGTCGCCCCAGGAGTGGTCGTTGTTCAGCGGCGGATACACATCGACGGCAACAATCCGCCCGCCGTCTTGCGACGAAAAGCCGCGCTCGTAGGCAACGCCCGTCGCCACGCTGTCGATCACGCCGCCGTCAGCCAACTGCATGCCGTTGCTGGGTACAGGCGGAAACGCGCCCGGTACTGCCGCCGAGGCTACGAGTGCCGGCACGACCTCGCCGGTGTCGATTACGACTTCTTGACCGGACACAAGGTCAACAGCAGTGACGACCATCGGGACTTTAAGCTGAGAGAACCTGATGCTTCCCAGTTGATGCCGCAGTACATCCGCAATGCGATTCTGCCGCGAACGCGCGCTGAACGGGTTCGAAAAGACTCGTGTGCCTTGAAACTCGCCGACGCGCTCGGCGAGATGTTCAGGCGGGTTGCCGGCCGCATATAACGCACCGATGATCGCGCCCATGCTGGTGCCGACGATGATGTCGATCGGGATGCTCTCCCGGGTGAGCACTTGCAGCACGCCGATATGCGCTACACCGCGGCTTCCTCCGCCCCCAAGCACAAGCGCGATTTTCGGCCGTGTCACACCGAGTCCCCCGTATCGTTCGGATCGACCAGCAGCCGGCGCAGCACTTTGCCTACGAACGACTTCGGCAGCGAGTCCCGGAATTCGATCTCAATCGGCACGGCATGGGGTTCAAGCCGACGCTGGCACAGCGCGATGAGTTCGTCTTCGGTGAGGCGTGTACCCGGACGAGGGACAACGTAGGCCTTGACGTGCTGACCGCCGTGACCGTCTCCTTCGACCGTCACCCCGACAACGGCCGCCTCCAGCACCTTGCTGTTCTCGTACAGAACCTCTTCGACGTCTCGCGGATATACGCTGTATGCGCCGCTGAAGATCGTATCCTTCTTCCGGCTTACGAGCTGAAAGTAGCCGTCGGCGTCCATCAGCGCGAGGTCGCCGGTATACAACCACCCGTCACGCAGCACCGACTCGTCGTCGTCGCCTTCGCCTTCTTCCTCGCCCCAATACCCGCGCATTACCTGCGGCCCGCGCACCCGCAGCTCGCCGATCTGGCCCGCCGGCAGCACGTCGCCGGTTCGCAAATCGACGATGTCGGCGTCGGTGTTGGGCAGCGGAACCCCGATGAATCCGACCTTGCGCGTGCCGTACAGCGGATTGGCGTGCGTGCTTGGCGAGGCTTCAGTCAGACCATACCCCTCGACCAGCCTGCCGCGGGTCAGCTTCTCGAATGCTTCTTGCACCTCAACCGG
This window contains:
- a CDS encoding radical SAM protein; protein product: MELTKPTQVLESLASHGDMMRHEHDSSTAQSKRVPRYQSHSLEECITNLTTPRGPKPVLKSMVTTACERNCFYCPFRAGRGKTARVTFTPDAVAGAFDTLVRAKKVDGLFLSSGIIKGSVTTQDKLIDTVQIIRRKYNYRGYVHLKVMPGIERDQLAHMMRIADRVSVNLEAPTEQRLADLAPKKEFLAELLQMLRWAQDIRAANPDRKLASTVTQFVVGAVGDTDLELLSLSENLYRQLGLARVYYSAFSPVSDTPLENVSAASETRQHRLYQASFLLRDYGWSVEDLGFASSGFLPESVDPKRAYADVVLRNAPIDLQTADREHLMRVPHIGPKAVDRLIKARQQTRIIDLAQLRALGIARPDDLAPYVLLDGRRPPQQLTLFPGA
- a CDS encoding patatin-like phospholipase family protein — protein: MTRPKIALVLGGGGSRGVAHIGVLQVLTRESIPIDIIVGTSMGAIIGALYAAGNPPEHLAERVGEFQGTRVFSNPFSARSRQNRIADVLRHQLGSIRFSQLKVPMVVTAVDLVSGQEVVIDTGEVVPALVASAAVPGAFPPVPSNGMQLADGGVIDSVATGVAYERGFSSQDGGRIVAVDVYPPLNNDHSWGDPLSQIMGIGLPFNLPTLRSGKDMQPGVGASLWRSFRVLVWYTHETRLAKFPPDVLIRPDLGDAASLNFRDLESPLEAGREAAESALPAIKKLLDPTS